Sequence from the Bremerella volcania genome:
CTGGCAACCAGGGAATCGATATGCGGCGTCTGGAATTCCTTGTTATGGTAGCCGACGGAGTTCCATCCAAGATCATCCGCAAGGATCACCACGATATTGGGCAACTGACTAGGCGCTGCATCGCTCTTATTCGAGCCTGCGGAAGACAGTTCGTCGGCCAAAACATTGCCGGAAAGCAGACCAATTAAGATTACGAATGTACGACCAATACGTAGCAGCATGAGGGGACATCTCGCAGGAAGAGTTCGAATGGCGAATCTCTATTGTAAATGCCTCGCGGATCACTGCCATGCAATTGCCCCGTTGGATATCTGATCAGGCGAATGCCGCTTGCGTCTCTTGGTTGACATCGTCGAAACCTCCTTGCCAAAATCGGCTGAAAGACTTCATAACGAGTGGATCAGAATTTTGATAGCAGGCCAGAAACGACAGTACCCACCGTTCCCGACGTGCCGCGTCCGCGACAGCCCAGAGCCATTGGCTTCGCGGAGATGTTGGATGATCTCCTCGGGCGTGAATCGTCTTCTGGGCATAAGAAATCTCCCTTCAAATGAGCATGCATTCGGCAAAAACTAATTTACCGAATGGATGCGGCTGAAGGGGGCAGGTCAAGGCCCGGGGATGCCTGCTGAGGAGGTTAGCCAGAAACGGTCTCTACCAAGCGAGAACAGCCAACCATTGTTGCCATTAAATCAAGAATCGTTGAATCGGCCCTTTTTGATCGAGATGCTGGAGCCCAACGTCAAGCGAACCGAAATGTTCGACCCCGTTGCCATAGGCATTAAGAATCGTTGTGTACCAGTTGCCTAATGTTTTGTGTCCCTCTTGCCCGTAATTCGGAAGTCGGATGTAACGCCTCCCAAGGTCTAGTCGGCAGTTATTGCCGGCCATCACGATGAATGGGAATTCTGTCCCGTGCGAGTGATGTGTTTCGCCTGAGTCTGGGAAGTAGAACAGCATCGTGTTGTCGAACATGGTCCCACTACCTTCAGGAATGCTCTTTAACCTCGTAACAATTCGTTCGACTAGCGTCATATGATGATGACGACACCGGGCTCGGATCTCCTCGGCTTCAACTCCTCCTATCGATTTGCCATGCCCGATATCGTGCATGTTTACTTTCTCGCCTTCGAGTCCAGGTATACCTGTATATTCGTGACCGAGTTCATCCACGGTGAAGGCCGCAACATTCGTCAGGCCAGAAATTAGCGAACCTAGAAGGACTTCGGTGTGGCCGATTTGACGATCGAACGTGCTCACATCTGGACTCAAATGCTTCGAATCCAACTCGGGAATATGTCGGCGGATCACATCGGCCATGGCATCGATTTTCTCATTTCGTCCGCGAATCTCTTCAATTGCCCCCGAGTAATTCGCGATCTTAGCTTTTTCATGCCCCTCGAGTCCACGAGCCTGCGCGTTCTCATTGCTGGCAATGAATTTCAATAACATACGATCCAGTTGATACTGGCTTTGCGTCGATTGATCCTTCGCAACCGACTTGAACAATTCCGCCAAGGCAATCTTGGGAGATCCATAGGCATAGTTTGGTTGCTGCGGACCTCGTGCAGAGAAGCCTTGGGCGATTCCATCGAGAGAACCTCGGGCATTACCTCCTCCAAGAGGAAAGCATGCCAGCTCAATATGACCGACAGGCGATGGAAACAACTTTGCCAGTTCAAAGTCAACAGTCGCCCATTTGATCGAACTAATCCGTTCATTGGCTTTATAAACGCCAAGTGACGAACACCATGAATGGTGTCCGGTCGTACACATTTTTCCCGAGAGTCCTTGGAGGATAGTCAGGTTATCGACGTGATCAGCGAGTGGACTCATCCAGTGCGGCAACTCGTGCCCATCCAAATCGACCTCAAACGCCTCTTTGCGTGACTCCTTCTCCATCAGCTTATCATCGAAAGATGGTGGGACCATGACTTTCGGAAACAAGCCATTACCGCGATGCATGAAGATGAACCGCGTAGGGGGTCGAACGTCCGAGGCAATCAGGCGCGACGGATTCATCATCGCCAT
This genomic interval carries:
- a CDS encoding DUF1552 domain-containing protein, encoding MTSRRDFLQTSLFSVGVMAMMNPSRLIASDVRPPTRFIFMHRGNGLFPKVMVPPSFDDKLMEKESRKEAFEVDLDGHELPHWMSPLADHVDNLTILQGLSGKMCTTGHHSWCSSLGVYKANERISSIKWATVDFELAKLFPSPVGHIELACFPLGGGNARGSLDGIAQGFSARGPQQPNYAYGSPKIALAELFKSVAKDQSTQSQYQLDRMLLKFIASNENAQARGLEGHEKAKIANYSGAIEEIRGRNEKIDAMADVIRRHIPELDSKHLSPDVSTFDRQIGHTEVLLGSLISGLTNVAAFTVDELGHEYTGIPGLEGEKVNMHDIGHGKSIGGVEAEEIRARCRHHHMTLVERIVTRLKSIPEGSGTMFDNTMLFYFPDSGETHHSHGTEFPFIVMAGNNCRLDLGRRYIRLPNYGQEGHKTLGNWYTTILNAYGNGVEHFGSLDVGLQHLDQKGPIQRFLI